The following coding sequences lie in one Pseudomonas monsensis genomic window:
- a CDS encoding acyl-CoA dehydrogenase — protein MSETLLSSRNLAFELYEVLDAEGLTRRERFAEHNRETFDAAIGTARSIAEKFFAPHNRKGDENEPRYENGQAILIPEVKPAVDAFLEAGFLNAARSFDAGGMQLPTLLSQACFAHFQSANAASTSYPFLTMGAANLIESFGTDEQKQRFLQPMIDGRFFGTMALTEPHAGSSLSDIRTRAEPASDGTYRLKGNKIFISGGDHPLSENIVHMVLAKLPDAPAGVKGISLFIVPKFLVNDDGSLGQRNDVLLAGLFHKMGWRGTTSTALNFGDNGECVGYLVGKAHHGLSYMFQMMNEARIGVGMGAVMLGYAGYLYSLEYARERPQGRVPDSKDPTTAPVAIIQHADVRRMLLTQKSYVEGAFDLGLYAARLFDDTTTLESEAERQQAHELLDLLTPIVKSWPSEFCLKANELAIQILGGHGYTREYPVEQYYRDNRLNPIHEGTHGIQSLDLLGRKLAQNGGAGLKQLIRLIADTSERATAYESLTALREPLEKLVARLQGVTIGLLTDLAQGKVNSSLANSALYLKVFGHTVIGWRWLEQAIRAEEGLAKGNATDADFYKGKLQAARYFLTWEVPGCHHELTLLEARDETCLAMQDAWF, from the coding sequence ATGTCCGAGACGCTGCTCAGTTCCCGCAATCTGGCTTTCGAGCTGTATGAAGTCCTTGATGCCGAGGGCCTGACCCGGCGTGAGCGGTTTGCCGAGCACAACCGCGAGACCTTCGACGCCGCCATCGGCACCGCGCGCAGCATCGCCGAGAAATTTTTCGCACCGCACAACCGCAAGGGCGACGAAAACGAGCCGCGCTACGAGAACGGCCAGGCGATTCTGATTCCGGAGGTCAAACCGGCGGTGGATGCCTTCCTCGAAGCCGGTTTCCTCAACGCCGCACGCAGCTTCGACGCCGGCGGCATGCAGTTACCTACGCTGCTTTCCCAAGCCTGCTTCGCGCATTTCCAGTCGGCCAACGCCGCGTCGACGTCGTATCCGTTCCTGACCATGGGCGCTGCCAATCTGATCGAAAGCTTCGGCACCGACGAGCAGAAACAGCGCTTTCTGCAACCGATGATCGACGGCCGCTTCTTCGGCACTATGGCGCTGACCGAACCCCACGCAGGCTCATCGCTGTCGGATATTCGTACCCGCGCCGAGCCGGCGTCCGACGGCACTTATCGCCTCAAGGGCAACAAGATCTTCATTTCCGGCGGCGATCACCCGCTGTCGGAGAACATCGTGCACATGGTGCTGGCGAAATTGCCGGACGCACCTGCGGGCGTTAAAGGCATTTCGCTGTTCATCGTGCCGAAGTTTCTGGTCAACGATGACGGCAGCCTCGGTCAGCGTAATGACGTGCTGCTGGCCGGGCTGTTTCACAAGATGGGTTGGCGCGGCACCACTTCGACCGCGCTGAACTTCGGCGATAACGGTGAGTGTGTCGGTTATCTGGTGGGCAAAGCGCATCACGGTTTGAGCTACATGTTCCAGATGATGAACGAAGCGCGGATTGGCGTCGGCATGGGCGCAGTGATGCTCGGTTACGCCGGTTACCTGTACTCGCTGGAGTACGCCCGCGAGCGCCCGCAAGGCCGGGTGCCGGACAGCAAGGACCCGACCACCGCGCCAGTGGCGATCATTCAGCATGCGGATGTCAGACGCATGCTGCTGACACAGAAATCCTACGTCGAAGGCGCCTTTGACCTCGGTCTGTACGCGGCGCGGCTGTTCGATGACACCACCACACTGGAAAGCGAAGCCGAGCGCCAACAGGCCCATGAGCTGCTGGACCTGCTGACGCCAATCGTCAAATCCTGGCCGTCGGAGTTCTGCCTCAAGGCCAACGAACTGGCGATCCAGATTCTCGGCGGCCACGGCTACACCCGTGAATACCCGGTGGAGCAGTATTACCGCGACAACCGCTTGAACCCGATTCACGAAGGCACTCACGGTATTCAGTCGCTGGACTTGCTCGGGCGCAAACTGGCGCAGAACGGTGGCGCGGGGCTCAAGCAATTGATCCGGTTGATCGCCGACACTTCCGAGCGCGCCACTGCGTACGAATCGTTAACCGCATTGCGTGAGCCGCTGGAGAAACTGGTCGCGCGCCTGCAAGGGGTGACCATCGGTTTGCTGACTGATCTGGCGCAAGGCAAGGTCAACAGCAGCCTGGCCAATTCGGCGCTGTACCTGAAGGTGTTCGGGCATACGGTGATCGGCTGGCGCTGGCTGGAGCAGGCGATTCGCGCCGAGGAAGGCCTGGCCAAGGGCAATGCAACGGATGCCGACTTCTATAAGGGCAAGTTGCAGGCGGCGCGGTATTTCCTGACGTGGGAAGTGCCGGGTTGCCACCATGAACTGACGTTGCTGGAGGCGCGGGATGAGACGTGTCTGGCGATGCAGGATGCGTGGTTCTGA